One window of Pseudochaenichthys georgianus chromosome 18, fPseGeo1.2, whole genome shotgun sequence genomic DNA carries:
- the LOC117463374 gene encoding sterile alpha motif domain-containing protein 9-like yields MESTVEERVEQLKQLLSSENLSQNNKSPKMQLFSFLAMLNAYDPEAYLLMSECQQILGPPDPIHGGPPFEKRMEPFIDFINISGPSEPKCSIYQVFAKSAVNELAALGLSRSATMKELMVSLCGDQIQPHIIDSIKTLLTTRVVEEKGREKFSRLISDIQEKESFYKAVSVLKTAAYKLTGNTIFPQTLSRLYYVKGGIIDYTKAEEWANTAIRRAPKNSYVADTLGQVHKNQFLGESKPEEILRKAKVAFQAFKDVEVKADEEVSPDMVDSAGTESTSVTFNNRGYFGFMQVAKIAFEKLSGCKLNPSLNHSFIQEKKMEVEAKFAFFQWYLAYSQPDMQSLEPSFFWKDVVLCYEMYTTNKATESITFAGLLDSLNRGLFTSKGRRALFEEHQETVSDLEANQVFLKANYEVNFDVKAAEMYILSNINLSNKMHNSPLLTPVKELQAIIDRFLDTEKRCRSPEFYLLVLLLFWSDGQSLAVQDEENEEDEQQSTEDDLLEDTTWEDEASDDDQETREELGQLSLDRLLDPDLQEYVTLMEQAFETTKYAKYLRGRYLLPLFFLGKGSGLRKWIHKSKLDAIVEEKVHAELSDEQGERTKEKWRRIHNMWITGDVWRIQEIQDMLSPINVEPCQSPLSPQDHKMVYVSAGGKKIEAKTIVYPDDDSAPGPMLSYLGFTIQGPLVFRVKSMSGQ; encoded by the coding sequence ATGGAGTCGACAGTGGAGGAAAGAGTTGAACAGCTCAAGCAACTGCTATCATCAGAGAATTTGTCACAAAACAATAAGTCCCCAAAGATGCAACTATTCTCTTTTTTGGCGATGTTGAACGCATACGATCCTGAGGCCTACCTCCTGATGTCTGAGTGTCAACAGATCCTCGGACCACCTGATCCCATCCATGGCGGCCCCCCCTTTGAAAAACGAATGGAGCCTTTCATTGACTTTATCAACATATCCGGTCCGTCTGAACCCAAATGTTCGATTTACCAAGTGTTCGCGAAGAGTGCTGTGAACGAACTAGCTGCCCTAGGTCTTTCCAGGAGTGCTACCATGAAGGAGTTAATGGTTTCACTCTGTGGAGATCAGATTCAGCCACATATAATCGACTCCATTAAAACATTGCTGACAACGAGAGTAGTGGAAGAAAAGGGTAGAGAGAAGTTCTCAAGGTTGATTTCAGACATACAGGAGAAAGAGAGTTTCTACAAGGCTGTGTCTGTATTGAAAACCGCAGCTTATAAACTGACAGGGAACACCATTTTCCCCCAAACACTTTCTCGTCTCTATTACGTCAAAGGAGGCATCATTGACTATACAAAAGCTGAGGAGTGGGCTAATACTGCCATTAGAAGAGCTCCAAAAAACTCTTATGTTGCTGACACTCTCGGGCAGGTTCATAAGAACCAATTTTTGGGGGAATCAAAACCTGAGGAAATCTTACGCAAGGCAAAAGTGGCCTTCCAAGCCTTTAAAGATGTTGAGGTGAAAGCTGACGAAGAAGTGAGCCCAGACATGGTAGACTCAGCAGGTACTGAAAGCACTTCAGTTACCTTCAACAACAGAGGCTACTTTGGCTTCATGCAAGTGGCAAAGATAGCCTTTGAGAAACTCAGCGGGTGCAAACTGAATCCCTCACTGAATCACAGCTTCATCCAGGAGAAGAAAATGGAAGTTGAAGCCAAGTTTGCCTTCTTCCAATGGTACCTCGCCTATTCTCAGCCTGACATGCAATCTTTGGAGCCATCTTTCTTCTGGAAGGATGTTGTTCTTTGTTACGAAATGTACACAACGAACAAAGCAACTGAGTCCATCACCTTTGCAGGCCTCCTCGATAGTCTGAATCGAGGCCTTTTCACTTCAAAGGGAAGGCGCGCTTTGTTTGAGGAGCaccaggaaacagtgtctgattTGGAGGCGAACCAAGTCTTTTTGAAAGCCAACTACGAGGTCAACTTTGATGTCAAAGCAGCTGAAATGTACATTCTCTCTAACATCAACTTGAGCAACAAGATGCACAACTCTCCTCTGCTCACCCCGGTGAAAGAACTCCAAGCAATAATAGACCGATTCTTGGACACAGAAAAACGCTGCAGAAGCCCTGAGTTTTACCTTTTGGTTCTGCTGTTGTTTTGGTCTGACGGACAATCTCTGGCCGTGCAGGACGAGGAGAATGAAGAAGACGAACAACAGAGCACAGAGGATGACCTTTTGGAGGACACAACGTGGGAGGATGAGGCAAGCGATGATGATCAAGAAACCAGAGAAGAGCTTGGACAACTTTCTCTTGACCGCTTACTTGACCCTGATCTGCAAGAGTATGTCACATTAATGGAGCAAGCTTTTGAGACAACCAAATATGCCAAGTACCTTCGAGGTCGGTACCTTTTGCCTCTCTTCTTTCTGGGGAAGGGCTCTGGACTTCgcaaatggattcacaaatcaAAGTTGGATGCAATTGTGGAAGAAAAAGTGCACGCTGAGCTATCTGATGAACAAGGGGAGAGAACGAAAGAGAAATGGAGGCGGATCCATAACATGTGGATCACAGGGGATGTGTGGCGAATCCAAGAAATCCAAGACATGCTGAGCCCAATCAACGTGGAGCCATGCCAGTCTCCACTATCTCCACAGGATCACAAGATGGTGTATGTTTCGGCTGGGGGGAAGAAAATAGAAGCTAAAACCATAGTTTACCCTGATGATGATTCAGCGCCAGGCCCAATGCTTTCCTATCTTGGCTTCACCATCCAGGGTCCTCTCGTCTTCAGAGTGAAGAGCATGTCTGGACAGTGA
- the LOC117463322 gene encoding E3 ubiquitin/ISG15 ligase TRIM25 — protein MASAQSEQSSFLQDELTCPVCLDLYRDPHLLPCGHNFCKNCLNRLRRQADQGRFRCPECRDSHRCGLNFQKNFKLANIADDYRHRRSATTAAAAASKSREPLSSSVSVQQGKSVSAVPCDYCPAAAEEASGPPPGRCFAVKTCLKCEVSMCQEHVKPHLELPAFREHPLTEPMNDLWKRKCPDHDEIYRYYCMDDKMCVCNACTIEGGHSGHKIKTLKNTMKDFKGTLDKQMHRVERKYSMAEKKLQEQKEKERQNKTFLDDSEQCLNRLVDEMKAKVLRFVTRLRECTQAHCDTNGPGIQKNISTICQDQARLQEVRCGLESLAHENDPFRFIQAYKTTGKQCRKQLRKNMFYPEYVDMETEVLGVMMQKEMRKFLNEELPCHIGAAINSLCCRLWRSNVTSGHLSVVEEEEEEEEENEEEAVDDDDDDDDSSVEEMRSEGEEEDEEEEEDDDEEEEEEEEEHDHSEAYSFSPGEEDEDEEEEDEEEEEEEEEEEDGVLDDTVAGEEEDEAEGVV, from the exons ATGGCGTCGGCTCAGTCGGAGCAGTCCAGCTTCCTGCAGGACGAGCTCACCTGCCCCGTGTGCCTGGACTTGTACCGCGACCCTCACTTGCTTCCTTGCGGCCATAACTTCTGCAAGAACTGCCTCAACCGCTTAAGGCGACAAGCGGATCAAGGTCGCTTCCGCTGCCCAGAGTGCCGCGACAGCCACCGCTGTGGCCTCAACTTTCAGAAAAACTTCAAACTAGCAAATATTGCCGACGACTACCGGCACCGGCGCAGCGCCACCACTGCGGCTGCTGCAGCTTCAAAATCCAGAGAGCCGCTGTCCTCTAGTGTTTCAGTGCAGCAAGGCAAGAGTGTGTCGGCTGTTCCCTGCGACTACTGCCCCGCAGCGGCTGAAGAGGCATCGGGC CCGCCGCCGGGTCGATGTTTTGCCGTCAAGACGTGCCTGAAGTGTGAAGTGTCGATGTGCCAGGAGCACGTGAAACCACATCTGGAGCTGCCGGCGTTTCGCGAGCATCCGCTGACGGAACCCATGAACGACTTGTGGAAGAGGAAGTGCCCGGATCACGATGAGATATACAG GTATTACTGCATGGATGacaagatgtgtgtgtgcaacgCCTGCACCATAGAAGGAGGACACTCGGGACACAAAATCAAGACCCTGAAGAACACCATGAAAGATTTCAAG GGCACGCTGGATAAACAGATGCACAGGGTGGAGAGGAAGTACAGCATGGCAGAGAAGAAACTCCAGGagcagaaggagaaggagagacAGAATAAG ACGTTTTTGGACGACTCTGAGCAGTGTTTGAACCGGCTGGTTGACGAGATGAAGGCCAAAGTTCTCCGCTTCGTCACCAGACTGCGGGAATGCACGCAAGCTCACTGCGACACCAACGGGCCGGGCATCCAGAAGAACATCTCCACGATCTGCCAGGACCAGGCCCGGCTGCAGGAGGTCCGCTGCGGCCTGGAGAGCCTCGCGCACGAGAACGACCCTTTCCGCTTCATCCAG GCGTACAAGACGACAGGAAAGCA GTGTCGTAAGCAGCTGAGAAAGAACATGTTCTACCCAGAGTACGTGGACATGGAGACGGAGGTCCTCGGGGTGATGATGCAGAAAGAGATGAGGAAGTTCCTTAATGAGGAACTTCCGTGTCACATTGGCGCCGCCATCAACTCCCTGT GCTGCCGGTTGTGGCGCTCCAACGTCACATCAGGTCATCTCTCAgtcgtggaggaggaggaggaggaggaggaggagaacgaggAAGAGGCTGTTGAcgatgacgacgacgacgatgaCAGCAGCGTGGAGGAGATGAGGAGCGAGGGggaggaggaagacgaggaggaggaggaggatgatgatgaggaggaggaggaggaggaagaagaacatGACCACAGCGAGGCTTACAGCTTCAGCCCaggggaggaggacgaggacgaggaggaggaggacgaggaggaggaagaagaggaggaggaggaagaagacg GAGTCCTGGATGATACCGTTGCTGgagaagaggaggacgaggcagAGGGAGTTGTTTAA